CCTGGGCTCTGTCCTGGGCTGCGCTGCCCCGCAAACCCGGGCACAGGGGCCCTCTGGGGCAGGTGGCTCCACAATCTCCCGCgccagctcagccctgggctGCTGTGGCGGCCATTGTGTGTCAATGTGATGTCACCATTGCATCACAAACGTGGGCCTTATTTAAGCAGCTTTCAGGGAGGCTCGGCTGTCCTTTCGACTACACGCGAGCCAGCGAGCAGATGGGCAAGCGTGGGAAAAGCACATCAGAGATGGgtggaaaggcagagaggaaggTGGGAGCAGGGTGCTTTGGTGTCACCCCAACCTCTCCTCCCCTCAGATATCTCACTGGGTTTCTCAGCCTCCCCAgtcagaatcacagactcataGAGTCAGTTGACCACTTTGCACATCCCCTCATCATGCAGAAGCTCTGGAGATGCTGGCGCTCCCTGAGCAACATGGCAAGATGGAAGCTGACGCTGCTGCTCTACGTCTCCAGCCTGAGCCTTTGGGGACTCTGCATGCTCGTGCTGCCCTGCACCCTCAGCTTTTTCGCCGTCCTGGGTCTGATCGTCTTTCTGAACTTCTGCATCAAGAGCAAGGCCAAGGTCGGCATCCCTCTTGGCATTGCCCCAAACGCTCCCTGGGCAGGGCCCATCCCCGGGCTCCTCGGGAGGGCCCCATCCCCGTTTTGGGAGGGAGCAGGCAACAGGGGCCattgcccagcccagccagggccctgctctgcagccGCCCAGCCAGCTCCGCTCGGGCACCAGCCCTGGGGCCAGGGACCCTCCGGTCCCTGTACCTCCAGATCCCCTGCCCACGGTCCTTCTTTCCTGGGCCGGGGCCCTCCCCGCTGAGGGCAGACACCCCGCACTAAGCCGGGACTTCCTTTCTAGGGGCAGGAGACCTCTGCGGGGACAAGCTGCCGCAGAAGCAAGAGGAAGGAGCTGAGAAGTGAGCAGCCCCGTCCCAGAGCTGCGCCGGGCTCCACAGTGGCTCCCAGCCGAGAGATTCCATTGTTTGTGGAGCCCCCGTCATGGCTGCCTGTGCCCTCTCcgcctctgcctcctccctcagGAGCCTCAGTTCCTTGGGAAGGCGTGGAGGGGTCCACCAAGAGCCTGAAGTCAGGGTAAGGAGAGCCCTTCCCTGCAGGGGGGCAGCCCCCTGCGGGAGCCCCCTGACCACACGTGGGTCCCTCTGCCCCGTGCAGCTGCCCTGTTGCCCTGGGGAGGCTGCGGGCAGCTGGGAGATCGCCCAGTGGGtacgagaaggcagagagaggGTGCTGGGTCTCTCCtctcccacagcagcccccaCACTCCAGCACCTATTTCCCCCCACAGCTGGGTGAAGCCCCATGGAGGAGAGcgcagggaaagcagcagcggcagcaaaGGGGCCCCTGCGGGGAAGCTCCCCGGGCACACAGCAGGCGTGGGTCAGCATGCAAATGTCACTGCTGAGACCACCTCAGCGCTCCTCAGGAGCCCGCCTTCCATCACCAACAGGGACGAGCTCGCCAGATGCCTGATACAGTCCCTGGATATCAACAGGATCTGCCTCAACATGGTCAGGAAGCTGAGGAAAGCTCAGCACAGCACCGCAGCAGTCCTGTACGGCGACATGAGGGAAGAATACCTTGTCTGCCTGCAGTGCCGTCGATGCCTCGTGGGCAGCTGCCCGCACTACAGCAAGCCCGTGGCAGAGGAGGACCTGCCCGTGCTGGCCGTCATCCTACACACCGTGCACATACTGCGGTACGAGGAGATCGAACAGCTGGAAATGGGGCTGGGCTTCGAGCTCACCATGGCTGGGGACCTGCTCTACATGTGGGACAGAACCCAGCGCATCCCCGAAATCGCCCCCGAGAGGTGCTGCGAGGTCTGCAACGTGCCTCTGCCCAGGAGCCCTGGGGACAGCGGGAGCTCCCAGCCATCGCTCCCCACCTTCAGGGCCCAGGCAACACCACATGGAGACATGAGACCGTCCCCGCAGAAGGCAAGGGCTCCTCCTGCAAGGCAGCCGGGCACCGACTGCGGTGATGCCAGCACTGCCGAgctgcagctggctgggcaggggcagcctcTCCCCAGCCCGGCCCCCATGCGGCCCCTGCCCTCATGGGCacagcccctctcccctgcGGCCCTGGACCGGCTGCGGAGAGTTGCGATGGAGCCCCTGCCCTGCGTGGAGCACAGGGGCCTGGGGCGGGGGGTCAGCCTGCAGTGCATCCGGCGGGCCTGGTACAGGCTGAAGAGCAGCGTGCGGAGGAGCCTTGAGGATGAGCAGGGCTGCTTGTGGGCAGCGGG
This Phalacrocorax aristotelis chromosome 3, bGulAri2.1, whole genome shotgun sequence DNA region includes the following protein-coding sequences:
- the LOC142054196 gene encoding uncharacterized protein LOC142054196 isoform X6 yields the protein MTGVVPLAPRGDVPAESHRVSVCTDHQPARLPFHLGPEGVGSLEETSAGTSCRRSKRKELRSEQPRPRAAPGSTVAPSREIPLFVEPPSWLPVPSPPLPPPSGASVPWEGVEGSTKSLKSGWVKPHGGERRESSSGSKGAPAGKLPGHTAGVGQHANVTAETTSALLRSPPSITNRDELARCLIQSLDINRICLNMVRKLRKAQHSTAAVLYGDMREEYLVCLQCRRCLVGSCPHYSKPVAEEDLPVLAVILHTVHILRYEEIEQLEMGLGFELTMAGDLLYMWDRTQRIPEIAPERCCEVCNVPLPRSPGDSGSSQPSLPTFRAQATPHGDMRPSPQKARAPPARQPGTDCGDASTAELQLAGQGQPLPSPAPMRPLPSWAQPLSPAALDRLRRVAMEPLPCVEHRGLGRGVSLQCIRRAWYRLKSSVRRSLEDEQGCLWAAGSSADNGTTEGERTVPFDLQFQGDALLHTMEVEL
- the LOC142054196 gene encoding uncharacterized protein LOC142054196 isoform X5 codes for the protein MPGPMGGQSSPGATRTTEPSQWPILGWGWRLVAQRDLPCPLPHRPWALSWAALPRKPGHRGPLGQVAPQSPAPAQPWAAVAAIVCQCDVTIASQTWALFKQLSGRLGCPFDYTRASEQMGKRGKSTSEMGGKAERKVGAGCFGVTPTSPPLRYLTGFLSLPSQNHRLIESVDHFAHPLIMQKLWRCWRSLSNMARWKLTLLLYVSSLSLWGLCMLVLPCTLSFFAVLGLIVFLNFCIKSKAKETSAGTSCRRSKRKELRSEQPRPRAAPGSTVAPSREIPLFVEPPSWLPVPSPPLPPPSGASVPWEGVEGSTKSLKSGWVKPHGGERRESSSGSKGAPAGKLPGHTAGVGQHANVTAETTSALLRSPPSITNRDELARCLIQSLDINRICLNMVRKLRKAQHSTAAVLYGDMREEYLVCLQCRRCLVGSCPHYSKPVAEEDLPVLAVILHTVHILRYEEIEQLEMGLGFELTMAGDLLYMWDRTQRIPEIAPERCCEVCNVPSGGVSVGRDSVVREPRVPSSLPFCLLGCCTGQENWGGAAGEEAAPGEQRGQRQGRRKGLALKSSQRQARSPPTRDLGRDLEVKARFY
- the LOC142054196 gene encoding uncharacterized protein LOC142054196 isoform X1 → MPGPMGGQSSPGATRTTEPSQWPILGWGWRLVAQRDLPCPLPHRPWALSWAALPRKPGHRGPLGQVAPQSPAPAQPWAAVAAIVCQCDVTIASQTWALFKQLSGRLGCPFDYTRASEQMGKRGKSTSEMGGKAERKVGAGCFGVTPTSPPLRYLTGFLSLPSQNHRLIESVDHFAHPLIMQKLWRCWRSLSNMARWKLTLLLYVSSLSLWGLCMLVLPCTLSFFAVLGLIVFLNFCIKSKAKETSAGTSCRRSKRKELRSEQPRPRAAPGSTVAPSREIPLFVEPPSWLPVPSPPLPPPSGASVPWEGVEGSTKSLKSGWVKPHGGERRESSSGSKGAPAGKLPGHTAGVGQHANVTAETTSALLRSPPSITNRDELARCLIQSLDINRICLNMVRKLRKAQHSTAAVLYGDMREEYLVCLQCRRCLVGSCPHYSKPVAEEDLPVLAVILHTVHILRYEEIEQLEMGLGFELTMAGDLLYMWDRTQRIPEIAPERCCEVCNVPLPRSPGDSGSSQPSLPTFRAQATPHGDMRPSPQKARAPPARQPGTDCGDASTAELQLAGQGQPLPSPAPMRPLPSWAQPLSPAALDRLRRVAMEPLPCVEHRGLGRGVSLQCIRRAWYRLKSSVRRSLEDEQGCLWAAGSSADNGTTEGERTVPFDLQFQGDALLHTMEVEL
- the LOC142054196 gene encoding uncharacterized protein LOC142054196 isoform X3; this encodes MPGPMGGQSSPGATRTTEPSQWPILGWGWRLVAQRDLPCPLPHRPWALSWAALPRKPGHRGPLGQVAPQSPAPAQPWAAVAAIVCQCDVTIASQTWALFKQLSGRLGCPFDYTRASEQMGKRGKSTSEMGGKAERKKLWRCWRSLSNMARWKLTLLLYVSSLSLWGLCMLVLPCTLSFFAVLGLIVFLNFCIKSKAKETSAGTSCRRSKRKELRSEQPRPRAAPGSTVAPSREIPLFVEPPSWLPVPSPPLPPPSGASVPWEGVEGSTKSLKSGWVKPHGGERRESSSGSKGAPAGKLPGHTAGVGQHANVTAETTSALLRSPPSITNRDELARCLIQSLDINRICLNMVRKLRKAQHSTAAVLYGDMREEYLVCLQCRRCLVGSCPHYSKPVAEEDLPVLAVILHTVHILRYEEIEQLEMGLGFELTMAGDLLYMWDRTQRIPEIAPERCCEVCNVPLPRSPGDSGSSQPSLPTFRAQATPHGDMRPSPQKARAPPARQPGTDCGDASTAELQLAGQGQPLPSPAPMRPLPSWAQPLSPAALDRLRRVAMEPLPCVEHRGLGRGVSLQCIRRAWYRLKSSVRRSLEDEQGCLWAAGSSADNGTTEGERTVPFDLQFQGDALLHTMEVEL